A portion of the Nitrospira defluvii genome contains these proteins:
- a CDS encoding Do family serine endopeptidase has product MSLGRPQAGLLVLGIAGALLGGGPDWSASAADLFAPRLSKVSTNGDLQAQVRATAAKVLPAVVSIASTVMVHDQAFSDEGLPFGMFKDVPPRRQYGQGSGVIVSSDGYIITNNHVVADAVDVEVILADRRQFKGRVVATDPKTDVAVVKINATGLPSAAWGDSSALAVGDFVLAIGNPLGLSRTVTFGIVSAVGRADVGVADVEDFIQTDAPINPGNSGGALVNTNGELVGINTAIASPTGGSVGVGFAIPSNMARTAMQSLIKTGRVVRGFLGASTQDVTPLLAKIFHLPDVKGSIITDLQAKGSAERAGLKRGDVVVRFDGRDVMDSGHLRNLMAAATIGSKHRVELLRDARLMQAELTVQEAPRERQRKAQTAETAGPTAHPLSGVIVDEITPALARQMDLPANTGLVVTDIEDGSLAEVSGLQPGDLILELNRQPIPNFSTFQRLAEPLRSTDLALLLINRQGSLLYIPIQSE; this is encoded by the coding sequence ATGTCATTAGGTCGACCACAAGCGGGCCTGTTGGTTCTAGGAATCGCGGGCGCCCTGTTAGGGGGCGGGCCGGATTGGTCTGCCTCGGCTGCGGATCTGTTTGCACCGCGTCTGTCAAAGGTCAGCACCAATGGCGATTTGCAGGCACAGGTGCGGGCCACCGCAGCGAAAGTCCTTCCCGCCGTCGTCAGTATTGCCTCCACCGTCATGGTGCACGACCAGGCGTTCAGCGATGAAGGTCTGCCGTTCGGCATGTTTAAGGATGTGCCGCCACGCCGCCAGTACGGACAGGGGTCCGGCGTGATTGTGTCGTCCGACGGCTATATCATCACGAACAACCATGTCGTCGCCGATGCGGTGGATGTGGAAGTTATTCTGGCCGATCGACGGCAATTCAAGGGCCGTGTCGTTGCGACTGATCCGAAGACCGATGTGGCCGTCGTGAAGATCAATGCCACCGGCCTCCCCTCGGCGGCCTGGGGTGATTCCAGTGCGCTCGCGGTCGGAGATTTTGTCCTGGCCATCGGCAATCCGCTTGGTTTGAGCCGCACGGTGACGTTCGGCATCGTGAGCGCGGTCGGCCGTGCGGACGTGGGAGTCGCCGATGTGGAAGATTTCATTCAGACCGATGCGCCGATCAACCCCGGTAATTCGGGCGGCGCATTGGTGAACACGAATGGTGAGTTGGTCGGGATCAACACAGCCATCGCCAGCCCTACCGGCGGGAGCGTCGGCGTCGGGTTTGCCATTCCCAGCAACATGGCCAGGACCGCCATGCAGAGCCTCATCAAGACGGGCCGTGTGGTCCGCGGATTTCTGGGCGCGTCCACGCAAGATGTCACGCCGCTGCTGGCTAAGATTTTTCACCTCCCGGACGTGAAGGGGTCGATCATCACCGATCTGCAGGCCAAGGGTTCAGCCGAACGGGCGGGGTTGAAACGCGGCGATGTGGTGGTGCGGTTCGATGGGCGTGATGTCATGGACAGCGGCCATCTGCGCAACCTCATGGCAGCGGCCACCATCGGCAGCAAACACCGGGTCGAGCTTCTCCGCGATGCCCGTTTGATGCAGGCCGAATTGACGGTGCAGGAAGCGCCACGCGAGCGGCAACGCAAGGCGCAGACTGCTGAGACGGCCGGCCCCACGGCACATCCCCTGTCAGGCGTGATCGTCGATGAGATCACGCCCGCATTGGCGCGGCAGATGGATCTTCCTGCCAACACTGGTTTGGTGGTGACGGATATCGAAGACGGGAGCCTGGCGGAAGTGTCGGGGCTGCAGCCCGGCGACCTGATTCTGGAACTCAACCGGCAACCCATCCCCAATTTCAGCACCTTTCAACGGCTCGCCGAGCCGCTCCGCTCCACGGACCTCGCGCTCCTGCTCATCAACAGACAGGGCAGTCTCCTGTACATTCCGATTCAAAGCGAATAG
- a CDS encoding heavy metal translocating P-type ATPase: protein MARDPVCGMTVEPDQAAGYAEHEGQTYYFCSLHCLDRFRAQPTQYVTKAVPARVGAQQPGRRPLPMMQAMPEQPVTGGERDPVCGMTVQPATAAGPHTHEQKTYYFCCQACLTKFLADPARYLAPTASVPPTPLRQFGGKALPMLGASSAGPTTATVIDPVCGMTVDPATAAGSFAYEGTTYHFCCQGCLTKFRADPSRYLSPGAAKESMPPTPVPPGTKYVCPMCPEVLEEKPVPCPKCGMALEPDSVQPLPTKTEYVCPMHQEIVQAEPGACPTCGMALEPRTVTVAEELNPELVDMARRFWVALAPAAVVFLLAMSHMIPGHPMQHLLSDIQSAWVQFVLSTPVVLWAGWPFFQRGWASIVHRSPNMFTLIAIGTGTAYLYSVVATLLPSWIPPSFHLESGAVPVYFEAAAVITVLVLLGQVLELRARSRTTGAIRALLGLAPKTARLLRDDGREEDVPLEQVQVDHRLRVRPGERVPVDGIILEGSTSIDESMITGESMPVEKYAGDRVTGGTINGSGGVVMRADRVGADTLLSHIVQMVAEAQRSRAPIQRTADVVAGYFVPTVVGVAIVSGLLWAWLGPEPRLAHALLNAVAVLIIACPCALGLATPMSIMVGTGRGASAGVLFKKAEALERIEQITTLVFDKTGTLTEGKPKLRVVSALSPWSETDLLRLAASVERASEHPVANAIVGGAEARGITLEPATGFTSKAGKGVMATVGTKRVAVGTIDWLRELKVGAETALADLEANAELMRQTGQTVMVVAVDGRAIGLLGVADPIKSSTPEALRWLRQEGIRLVMVTGDHAVTAQAVAKELGLDEVRAGVKPEEKSRIVQELQRQGQVVAMAGDGINDAPALAQADVGIAMGTGTDVAMEHAGVTLVKGDLRGIVRAYRLSKATMRNIRQNLFFAFVYNSIGVPVAAGLFYPVFGLLLSPMIASAAMTLSSLSVISNALRLRQTDL from the coding sequence ATGGCACGTGATCCAGTCTGCGGCATGACGGTGGAGCCGGACCAGGCGGCGGGGTATGCGGAACATGAGGGCCAGACTTACTATTTCTGCAGCCTCCACTGCCTCGACCGGTTCCGCGCCCAGCCGACTCAGTACGTGACGAAGGCAGTCCCCGCCCGGGTCGGTGCTCAACAGCCAGGCCGCCGGCCGCTGCCGATGATGCAGGCGATGCCGGAACAGCCGGTGACAGGAGGGGAGCGCGATCCGGTCTGCGGGATGACCGTCCAGCCGGCCACGGCGGCCGGCCCCCACACCCATGAACAGAAGACCTATTACTTCTGCTGCCAGGCCTGTCTCACGAAGTTCCTCGCCGATCCGGCCCGGTACCTTGCCCCTACCGCGTCAGTCCCGCCGACGCCTCTTCGGCAGTTCGGGGGAAAGGCCCTACCCATGTTGGGGGCTTCGTCTGCAGGGCCGACGACGGCAACGGTCATTGACCCCGTCTGTGGGATGACGGTGGACCCGGCCACGGCAGCCGGGTCTTTCGCTTACGAAGGCACGACCTACCACTTCTGCTGCCAGGGTTGTCTCACCAAGTTTCGCGCAGATCCGTCACGCTATTTGTCGCCGGGTGCCGCCAAAGAGTCGATGCCTCCGACCCCGGTTCCTCCGGGGACCAAGTATGTCTGTCCCATGTGTCCTGAAGTGTTGGAGGAGAAGCCGGTCCCTTGCCCGAAATGCGGGATGGCTTTGGAACCGGATTCCGTGCAACCGCTGCCGACCAAGACGGAATATGTCTGCCCGATGCATCAGGAGATCGTGCAGGCGGAGCCGGGGGCCTGTCCGACGTGCGGAATGGCGCTGGAGCCACGGACGGTCACCGTCGCGGAGGAGCTGAATCCAGAACTGGTCGATATGGCCAGACGGTTCTGGGTGGCACTGGCACCCGCGGCGGTGGTGTTCCTGTTGGCCATGTCGCATATGATTCCTGGCCATCCGATGCAACATCTTCTGTCGGACATCCAGTCGGCCTGGGTGCAGTTTGTGCTCAGCACGCCGGTGGTGCTCTGGGCCGGATGGCCGTTTTTTCAGCGCGGCTGGGCGTCGATCGTGCACCGCAGCCCGAACATGTTTACGTTGATCGCGATCGGCACCGGCACGGCCTATCTCTACAGCGTCGTTGCCACGTTGCTCCCGTCGTGGATCCCGCCATCGTTCCATCTTGAGAGCGGGGCGGTGCCGGTGTATTTCGAAGCGGCGGCAGTGATTACCGTGTTGGTGCTCTTAGGCCAGGTCTTGGAACTCCGAGCCCGGAGTCGCACGACCGGTGCGATCAGGGCGCTGCTCGGCCTGGCGCCTAAGACCGCGCGCCTGTTGCGTGATGACGGCCGTGAAGAGGATGTGCCGCTTGAACAGGTGCAGGTCGACCATCGGCTGCGGGTGCGTCCTGGCGAACGGGTGCCGGTGGACGGAATCATACTCGAAGGTTCGACGTCGATCGACGAATCGATGATTACCGGCGAATCCATGCCTGTCGAAAAATATGCCGGGGACCGGGTCACCGGCGGCACGATCAACGGATCAGGCGGCGTGGTGATGCGAGCGGATCGGGTGGGAGCGGATACGCTGTTGTCCCACATCGTTCAAATGGTGGCCGAGGCGCAACGCAGTCGAGCGCCTATCCAGCGCACCGCCGATGTGGTGGCCGGGTACTTTGTGCCGACCGTTGTCGGCGTGGCGATCGTCAGTGGATTGCTGTGGGCGTGGCTGGGACCGGAGCCCCGCCTTGCGCATGCCCTGTTGAATGCCGTGGCGGTGTTGATCATCGCCTGTCCTTGCGCGCTTGGGTTGGCGACGCCCATGTCCATCATGGTGGGGACCGGGCGCGGGGCGTCGGCCGGGGTGCTGTTCAAGAAGGCCGAGGCGTTGGAGAGGATTGAACAGATCACGACCCTGGTGTTCGACAAAACCGGGACGTTGACGGAAGGCAAGCCGAAGTTGCGGGTGGTCAGCGCATTGTCGCCCTGGTCCGAAACGGATCTCTTGCGATTGGCCGCGTCGGTCGAGCGGGCGAGTGAGCATCCGGTCGCCAATGCGATTGTCGGCGGGGCCGAAGCGCGAGGAATCACTTTGGAACCGGCAACCGGGTTTACGTCGAAGGCGGGGAAAGGCGTCATGGCGACCGTCGGGACGAAGCGGGTTGCGGTGGGCACCATCGATTGGCTACGGGAGCTAAAGGTCGGCGCCGAGACCGCGCTTGCCGACTTGGAGGCCAATGCCGAGCTGATGCGGCAGACAGGGCAGACCGTGATGGTGGTTGCCGTGGACGGCCGCGCGATCGGCTTGCTGGGCGTGGCTGACCCGATCAAGAGTTCCACGCCGGAGGCGCTCCGCTGGTTGAGACAGGAGGGCATTCGCCTGGTGATGGTGACCGGCGACCATGCCGTGACGGCGCAGGCTGTAGCCAAGGAATTGGGATTGGATGAGGTCAGGGCCGGCGTGAAACCGGAAGAGAAGAGCCGGATCGTGCAAGAGTTACAACGGCAAGGCCAGGTTGTCGCGATGGCCGGGGACGGCATCAACGATGCGCCGGCCCTTGCGCAGGCGGATGTCGGCATCGCCATGGGTACCGGGACCGATGTCGCGATGGAGCATGCCGGGGTGACCTTGGTGAAAGGCGATTTGCGGGGAATCGTCCGGGCCTATCGGTTGAGTAAGGCGACCATGCGAAATATCCGTCAGAATCTCTTCTTCGCCTTTGTGTACAATAGTATTGGTGTCCCGGTCGCCGCCGGGCTCTTCTATCCGGTGTTCGGGCTTCTCCTCAGCCCGATGATCGCCAGTGCTGCCATGACATTGAGTTCCCTTTCCGTGATTTCGAACGCGTTACGCCTTCGGCAGACCGATTTATGA
- a CDS encoding DsbA family protein produces the protein MVKRRVWHGGLFMGLMVMAWLGFSGIAQAGKPELKGNFQILSEEKSTHKPGKVQLVEFADFYCPHCHRFDGEGLAILEKAFGNKLEAVMVGYPVIPGKLPTAFDMYEQAKTMGKGNEMKRALFRTIHTDKIGIIDKAIREVLIREVGLNPAAFEEGLASAKPAKAFEDGRRWGDRIKVQQTPTVLLDGNIKVEQIDPENLKLIIQSILDGDSAKK, from the coding sequence ATGGTGAAGCGTCGAGTGTGGCACGGTGGTCTGTTCATGGGGCTGATGGTGATGGCATGGCTCGGTTTTTCGGGCATCGCGCAGGCGGGGAAACCTGAATTGAAAGGCAACTTTCAAATCTTGAGCGAAGAAAAGTCGACGCACAAGCCGGGGAAGGTTCAGTTGGTGGAGTTTGCCGATTTCTATTGTCCGCATTGCCATCGGTTTGACGGCGAAGGATTGGCGATTCTGGAGAAGGCATTCGGGAACAAACTCGAAGCGGTCATGGTGGGCTATCCTGTCATTCCCGGTAAGCTGCCGACAGCCTTCGATATGTACGAGCAGGCCAAGACCATGGGCAAGGGCAACGAGATGAAGCGGGCTTTGTTCCGGACCATCCATACAGACAAGATCGGGATCATCGATAAGGCCATTCGGGAAGTGCTGATCCGCGAGGTCGGACTAAATCCCGCCGCGTTCGAAGAGGGATTGGCCAGTGCCAAGCCGGCCAAGGCCTTTGAAGACGGGCGTCGATGGGGTGATCGCATCAAGGTCCAGCAGACCCCGACGGTATTGCTCGACGGCAACATCAAGGTCGAACAGATCGATCCGGAAAACCTGAAGCTGATCATCCAGAGCATTCTGGATGGAGACAGCGCGAAAAAATAG
- a CDS encoding Slp family lipoprotein, whose translation MRGKLLQGIGIFCLTAVLTACATSADQRESADGSPPSPPFSQIKATPESFKGQTLVLGGQVLSARRLKDGTRLEVLQLPLNNAQQPSLDLMKSQGRFVAIQREFLDPATVPPGTFLTVTGELTGSVTLPLDETDYVYPVIDIKSFRTWIPSQDSDQFRYRPYPYYSPFWHPYWGPYGRFPYYW comes from the coding sequence ATGCGGGGCAAACTTCTACAGGGGATCGGTATTTTCTGCCTTACCGCAGTGCTGACGGCCTGCGCGACGTCCGCGGACCAGCGTGAGTCGGCCGACGGCAGCCCCCCGTCTCCGCCGTTCTCTCAAATCAAGGCGACGCCGGAATCCTTCAAAGGACAGACGCTCGTGCTCGGCGGGCAAGTCCTTTCGGCCCGCCGCCTGAAAGACGGCACACGTCTCGAAGTACTCCAGCTACCGCTGAACAACGCCCAGCAGCCGTCGCTGGATCTGATGAAATCCCAAGGTCGCTTCGTGGCCATTCAACGTGAATTTCTCGACCCGGCCACAGTGCCTCCCGGTACCTTCCTCACCGTCACCGGCGAACTGACCGGTTCGGTCACCCTGCCGTTGGATGAAACGGATTACGTCTATCCGGTGATCGACATCAAGAGCTTCCGCACCTGGATTCCGTCACAAGACTCGGATCAATTCCGATACCGCCCCTATCCCTACTACAGCCCGTTCTGGCATCCCTATTGGGGACCGTACGGACGGTTCCCTTATTACTGGTAA